A genome region from Bradyrhizobium sp. WSM1417 includes the following:
- a CDS encoding ABC transporter ATP-binding protein, with protein sequence MAEPLLRVDKLVRRFGGIVATDNVSLDVAAGELHAIIGPNGAGKTTLISQLTGHLEPHSGSVSLAGRDITYLPAYRRCALGLARSFQITSLLLDFTAADNVALAAQAHAGTSFRFFADARKEKGLRDAAHAALDRVGLAHRADVLVSRLSHGERRQIELAVALASKPKLLLLDEPMAGLGVTESQRMVQLLQELRKEVSIVLVEHDMPAVFALADRISVLVYGRVIASGDPAAIRANEDVKRAYLGEAHVVTHHV encoded by the coding sequence GTGGCTGAGCCGCTGCTCCGTGTCGACAAGCTGGTGCGCCGCTTCGGCGGCATCGTTGCAACGGACAACGTTTCGCTCGACGTTGCGGCAGGCGAGCTGCACGCCATCATCGGCCCGAACGGCGCCGGCAAGACCACGCTGATCAGCCAGCTCACCGGGCATCTGGAGCCGCATTCCGGCAGCGTCTCGCTGGCGGGGCGCGACATCACCTATCTGCCGGCCTATCGCCGCTGCGCGCTGGGCCTGGCACGTTCGTTCCAGATCACCTCACTGCTGCTCGATTTCACCGCCGCCGACAATGTCGCGCTCGCGGCGCAGGCGCATGCCGGCACCTCATTCCGATTCTTCGCCGATGCACGCAAGGAGAAGGGCCTGCGCGATGCCGCGCATGCCGCGCTCGACCGCGTCGGTCTCGCCCATCGTGCCGACGTCCTGGTGTCCAGGCTCAGCCATGGCGAGCGTCGCCAGATCGAGCTGGCGGTTGCCCTGGCAAGCAAGCCGAAGCTTTTGCTGCTCGACGAGCCAATGGCCGGCCTCGGCGTCACCGAGTCCCAGCGCATGGTGCAGCTGCTCCAGGAGCTGCGCAAAGAGGTCTCGATCGTGCTGGTCGAGCACGACATGCCGGCGGTGTTTGCGCTCGCCGACCGTATCTCCGTGCTGGTCTATGGCCGCGTCATCGCCTCCGGCGATCCGGCCGCGATCCGTGCGAACGAGGACGTCAAGCGC
- a CDS encoding branched-chain amino acid ABC transporter permease produces MKTFTVAKAVTALMLAGLVLLPLYSQLSGNIFILTLFTRIVILALAAASLNLIMGFGGMMSFGHAAYLGIGGYAVGMLAQEGVGSGFIQFPVALAASATYAVVIGALSLRTRGVYFIMITLAFAQMAYYVASGLARYGGDDGLTVYKRSDFSGLINLSNRTQFYYLCLACLFGVVFLIWRIVNSRFGLVLQGLRSNEQRMQAIGFPSKRYQLVCFVISGMMCGLAGALLANNTDFVSPAAMYWTRSGDLMVMVILGGMGTLFGPVIGAVVYLLLEEFLSQLTEYWALIMGPLLLLIVLFGRGGIMGLLGRLNRG; encoded by the coding sequence ATGAAGACTTTCACTGTAGCTAAGGCCGTCACGGCCCTGATGCTGGCGGGCCTCGTGCTGCTGCCGCTCTATTCGCAACTCTCCGGCAACATCTTCATCCTGACGCTGTTCACGCGCATCGTCATCCTGGCGCTGGCGGCCGCGAGCCTCAACCTCATCATGGGTTTTGGCGGCATGATGAGTTTTGGCCATGCCGCCTATCTCGGCATCGGCGGTTACGCGGTCGGCATGCTGGCGCAGGAAGGCGTGGGAAGCGGCTTCATCCAGTTTCCGGTCGCGCTCGCAGCCTCCGCGACTTACGCCGTCGTGATCGGCGCGCTCTCGCTTCGCACGCGTGGCGTTTACTTCATCATGATCACGCTCGCCTTCGCGCAGATGGCCTATTACGTCGCCTCGGGGCTGGCGCGTTACGGCGGCGATGACGGCCTCACCGTCTACAAACGCAGCGACTTCTCCGGATTGATCAATCTGTCGAACCGCACGCAGTTCTATTATCTTTGCCTCGCCTGCCTGTTCGGCGTGGTCTTCCTGATCTGGCGCATTGTCAATTCGCGCTTTGGCCTCGTCCTGCAGGGCCTGCGCTCCAACGAGCAGCGCATGCAGGCGATCGGCTTTCCCTCGAAACGCTACCAGCTGGTCTGCTTCGTCATCTCGGGCATGATGTGCGGCCTTGCCGGCGCGCTGCTCGCCAACAACACCGATTTCGTCAGCCCGGCCGCGATGTACTGGACCCGTTCCGGCGACCTCATGGTGATGGTGATCCTCGGGGGCATGGGCACGCTGTTCGGCCCGGTCATCGGCGCGGTGGTGTATTTGCTGCTGGAAGAGTTCTTGTCGCAGCTCACTGAATACTGGGCGCTGATCATGGGCCCGCTGCTGCTGCTGATCGTGCTGTTCGGCCGCGGCGGCATCATGGGCCTGCTCGGGAGGCTCAACCGTGGCTGA
- a CDS encoding branched-chain amino acid ABC transporter permease, with translation MLLVVEQFLNGLQFGLLLFLLAAGLTLVFGIMDLVNLAHGSLYMMGAYFAATFAAWTGSFLLGALLALGATLVLGIVLEMTALRHLYGRDHLDHVLATFGLILFFNEAVRLIWGPAGLALPLPAWLTVPVPILPGIHYPAYRLAIIVVALLVALLLYLGVMRTRIGMLIRAGASNREMIGALGINIKLLYTLVFGLGAALAGLAGLMQAPILTVQIGMGENILILAFVIIVIGGIGSIRGAFLAAIFVGMIDTLGRAFLPNLLRQVLSGAAASTAAPALSSMLIYLLMAIVLVVRPEGLFPANRR, from the coding sequence ATGCTGCTCGTCGTCGAACAGTTCTTGAACGGTTTGCAGTTCGGCCTGCTGCTGTTCCTGCTCGCCGCCGGCCTGACGCTGGTGTTCGGGATCATGGATCTCGTCAACCTCGCGCACGGCTCGCTCTACATGATGGGCGCCTATTTCGCCGCGACCTTCGCAGCCTGGACCGGCAGCTTCCTGCTCGGCGCGCTGCTGGCGCTCGGCGCGACGCTCGTGCTCGGCATCGTTCTCGAGATGACCGCGCTGCGGCATCTCTACGGACGCGACCATCTCGACCATGTGCTCGCGACCTTCGGCCTGATCCTGTTCTTCAACGAAGCCGTGCGGCTGATCTGGGGGCCGGCCGGGCTTGCGCTGCCGCTGCCGGCCTGGCTCACCGTGCCGGTGCCGATCCTGCCGGGCATTCACTATCCCGCTTATCGCCTCGCCATCATCGTCGTGGCGCTGCTGGTTGCGCTGCTGCTCTATCTCGGCGTGATGCGCACCCGCATCGGCATGCTGATCCGGGCCGGCGCCTCCAATCGCGAGATGATCGGCGCGCTCGGCATCAACATCAAGCTGCTCTACACCTTGGTGTTCGGCCTCGGTGCCGCGCTCGCCGGCCTTGCCGGGTTGATGCAGGCGCCGATCCTCACCGTGCAGATCGGCATGGGCGAGAACATCCTGATCCTCGCCTTCGTCATCATCGTGATCGGCGGCATCGGTTCGATCCGGGGCGCGTTCCTGGCCGCGATCTTCGTCGGCATGATCGACACGCTCGGCCGTGCCTTCCTGCCCAATTTGTTGCGGCAGGTGCTGAGCGGCGCCGCGGCCTCCACTGCGGCGCCCGCGCTGTCGTCCATGCTGATCTATCTGCTGATGGCGATCGTGCTGGTGGTGCGGCCGGAGGGGCTGTTTCCGGCCAACCGTCGATGA
- a CDS encoding acyl-homoserine-lactone synthase translates to MIHAISAVNRHLYEDILDQHFRLRHDIFVEERGWETLRRPDCREIDSYDDEDTVYLLALEGRRVIGGHRLYPTTKPSMMSEVFPHLAAVRGCPADPLVWEWSRYFVVRDRRDGALNLQLMAAVQEFCLGQGIAQVSAIMETWWLPRFHEAGFVVTPLGLPALVENAWTMAATIDIRRETLDALHDRIGMPSIVQQDGPRLDAVARANLCGLAAAQRKSA, encoded by the coding sequence ATGATTCACGCCATTTCTGCAGTAAATCGCCACCTTTACGAAGATATACTCGATCAGCATTTCCGGCTGCGGCACGACATCTTCGTCGAAGAGCGGGGCTGGGAGACGCTGCGCAGGCCGGATTGTCGCGAAATCGATTCCTATGACGACGAGGACACCGTCTATCTGCTTGCGCTGGAGGGGCGCCGTGTCATCGGCGGTCACCGGCTCTACCCGACCACCAAGCCTTCGATGATGAGCGAAGTCTTTCCCCATCTGGCGGCCGTGCGCGGCTGCCCGGCGGATCCGCTGGTCTGGGAATGGTCGCGCTACTTCGTCGTGCGCGATCGCCGCGACGGCGCGCTCAACCTGCAACTGATGGCGGCGGTGCAGGAGTTCTGCCTCGGTCAGGGGATCGCGCAAGTCAGCGCGATCATGGAAACCTGGTGGTTGCCGCGCTTTCATGAGGCCGGCTTCGTCGTGACCCCGCTCGGTCTGCCGGCTCTGGTGGAGAATGCGTGGACCATGGCGGCGACGATCGACATTCGTCGGGAGACGCTCGATGCCCTGCATGATCGCATCGGCATGCCTTCTATCGTGCAACAGGACGGCCCGCGTCTGGACGCCGTCGCCCGTGCCAACCTCTGCGGCCTCGCTGCCGCGCAACGAAAGAGCGCCTGA
- a CDS encoding LuxR family transcriptional regulator encodes MSAVDYGREALDFIEGLGAYHRVPDAMNALEGAFGRFGFETIIVTGLPNPDQRFAQMVLAKRWPAEWFSLYTQNNYDRVDPVVRMCRQSVNPFEWSEAPYDAELDPGAAEVMNRAGDFRMSRGFIVPIHGLTGYEAAVSLGGIHLDLNARSKPALHLMAMYGFDHIRRLLDPAPYPSTRLTPREREVISWASQGKSAWEIGEILHITQRTAEEHLATAGRKLGAVNRTHAVALAIRNKIINP; translated from the coding sequence ATGTCCGCCGTGGATTATGGCCGGGAAGCGCTCGACTTCATTGAGGGGCTTGGGGCCTATCATAGGGTTCCAGACGCTATGAATGCGCTCGAAGGGGCCTTCGGGCGCTTCGGCTTTGAAACCATCATCGTGACAGGGTTGCCAAATCCCGACCAGCGGTTCGCACAGATGGTGCTCGCCAAGCGCTGGCCCGCGGAATGGTTCAGCCTCTACACCCAGAACAACTACGACCGCGTCGACCCGGTGGTGCGGATGTGCCGACAATCGGTCAACCCGTTCGAATGGTCGGAAGCGCCCTATGATGCCGAACTCGATCCGGGCGCGGCGGAGGTCATGAACCGCGCCGGCGATTTCCGCATGTCGCGCGGCTTCATCGTGCCGATCCACGGGCTCACCGGCTATGAGGCCGCCGTGTCGCTCGGCGGCATCCATCTCGATCTCAACGCCCGCAGCAAGCCGGCATTGCACCTGATGGCGATGTATGGCTTCGACCACATTCGCCGTCTGCTCGATCCGGCGCCGTATCCCTCGACGCGCCTCACCCCGCGCGAGCGCGAGGTGATCTCCTGGGCTTCGCAGGGCAAATCGGCCTGGGAAATCGGCGAGATCCTGCACATCACGCAGCGTACCGCCGAAGAGCATCTCGCGACCGCCGGGCGCAAGCTCGGAGCCGTCAACCGTACGCATGCGGTTGCATTGGCGATTCGCAACAAGATCATCAATCCCTAA
- a CDS encoding LysR family transcriptional regulator produces the protein MMTLRQVEVIRAVMVTGTIGGAAKLLNVSAPGISRLVKYTERSLGIRFFQRQNGRYFPTPEAENIFEQINSVYKKVDDLSEIISKIGRGGLSELRIGSVPSISQVMVPRAIERVRRRYPDLGIDINILKLEEAIDYLMLGRGECVAMSYRLEHSGLDFMPLASGELYCIVPPGHELAGRKQVSAAEITRYPLIGIDPNDPYGRIMAEIFARHRLQYNITIRARFGTTVCALVKAGLGIAIIDQFTVAHGGYPGIELIKITEPTRFDTYIAVKRGAPLSLHVEYFIESLRAEMRAVEPSRDKGRAAPPRGRKR, from the coding sequence ATGATGACGCTGCGCCAGGTTGAAGTGATCCGTGCCGTGATGGTGACGGGCACGATCGGCGGCGCGGCGAAGCTGCTGAACGTCTCGGCGCCGGGCATCAGCCGCCTCGTCAAATACACCGAGCGCTCGCTCGGCATCCGCTTCTTCCAGCGCCAGAACGGACGCTATTTCCCCACCCCGGAAGCCGAGAACATCTTCGAGCAGATCAACAGCGTCTACAAGAAGGTCGACGACCTCTCCGAGATCATTTCCAAGATCGGACGCGGCGGATTGTCGGAATTGCGCATCGGCTCGGTGCCGAGCATTTCGCAAGTCATGGTGCCGCGCGCGATCGAGCGGGTCCGGCGGCGCTATCCGGACCTCGGCATCGACATCAACATCCTCAAGCTCGAGGAAGCGATCGACTATCTCATGCTCGGCCGCGGCGAGTGCGTGGCGATGAGCTACCGCCTGGAGCATTCCGGGCTCGACTTCATGCCGCTCGCCTCGGGGGAGCTCTATTGCATCGTGCCGCCGGGCCACGAGCTCGCCGGCCGCAAGCAGGTCTCCGCGGCCGAGATCACGCGCTATCCGCTGATCGGCATCGATCCCAACGATCCCTACGGGCGGATCATGGCCGAGATCTTCGCGCGCCACCGCCTCCAGTACAACATCACCATTCGCGCTCGCTTCGGCACCACGGTCTGCGCGCTGGTGAAGGCGGGGCTCGGCATCGCCATCATCGACCAGTTCACGGTGGCCCATGGGGGCTATCCCGGCATCGAGCTGATCAAGATCACCGAGCCGACGCGATTCGACACCTATATCGCGGTGAAGCGCGGCGCACCGTTGTCGCTTCACGTCGAGTATTTCATCGAGTCCCTGCGCGCAGAGATGCGCGCGGTCGAGCCGTCGCGGGACAAAGGCAGGGCCGCGCCGCCACGAGGGCGGAAGAGATAA
- a CDS encoding shikimate dehydrogenase, translated as MSKRGYAASKKLLSGLIGAPIAHSASPAMHERAAEGLGLRGHYQLIEVAGADAAGLRLMLEGVRRLGFAGVNVTFPYKEAVVPLLDELAPGAAAMGAVNTVVVSDGRLIGHNTDTTGFARAVAPLLAPSGNAVAVIGTGGVGKAIAFALASLDVTDIRIFDSEPARAEKLAALLVKQGGARVAASVEDALDGATGLVNGTPVGMLPNRETPVAPTLLRQNLWVADAVYSPLITPLLAAAQAKGARIMTGRELAIYQAADAFELFTGLAPSTEIMGEAFDGVMAARSPAYHAA; from the coding sequence ATGTCAAAGCGCGGATACGCCGCATCCAAAAAGCTCCTGAGCGGCCTGATCGGCGCACCCATCGCACATTCCGCCTCCCCTGCCATGCACGAGCGCGCCGCGGAGGGGCTTGGCCTGCGCGGACATTATCAGCTCATCGAAGTGGCCGGCGCCGATGCGGCCGGGCTCCGGCTGATGCTGGAAGGCGTGCGGCGCCTCGGCTTTGCCGGCGTCAACGTCACCTTTCCTTACAAGGAGGCAGTGGTCCCGCTGCTCGATGAACTGGCACCGGGCGCGGCCGCCATGGGGGCGGTCAACACCGTCGTCGTTAGCGATGGCCGGCTGATCGGGCACAACACCGACACGACGGGCTTTGCGCGCGCCGTCGCGCCGCTGCTGGCACCGTCCGGCAACGCGGTCGCCGTGATCGGCACCGGCGGCGTCGGCAAGGCGATCGCCTTTGCGCTGGCGAGCCTTGACGTGACCGACATTCGCATCTTCGACAGCGAGCCGGCACGCGCCGAAAAACTCGCCGCGCTGCTCGTCAAGCAGGGTGGCGCCAGGGTCGCCGCAAGCGTCGAGGACGCGCTCGACGGCGCAACGGGCCTCGTCAACGGCACGCCGGTCGGCATGCTGCCGAACCGGGAAACGCCGGTCGCGCCGACGCTGCTGCGTCAAAACCTGTGGGTCGCCGATGCCGTCTACTCACCGCTGATCACGCCGCTGCTGGCGGCCGCCCAAGCCAAGGGCGCGCGGATCATGACCGGCCGGGAGCTTGCGATCTACCAGGCCGCCGACGCTTTCGAACTGTTCACTGGCCTTGCCCCATCAACCGAGATCATGGGAGAGGCATTCGACGGGGTGATGGCGGCACGAAGCCCGGCCTATCACGCAGCGTAA
- a CDS encoding ABC transporter substrate-binding protein, translated as MKSTILAGALLAFATATSVHAQAIKLADVAELSGGGATVGTNWKNGIDLAIEEINAKGGVLGRKLEVTHADSQSNPGVARAQMQKALDAEPYVLLGPGYSGSVKVTAPLAAEAGIAQIMGGEAAELTQGGNKFLFRTSFGQQSSMPKVAKYIHDDMKAKSVAVVWVNNDFGRGGRDVVVKELDRLGSKVVADLSTEAGQADFAADVGKIKAANPDAVFVYLNEEESARILKELKRQGVTAPLMGETTLIGQKVIELAGDAANGARGHVGLTTDAPVDLIKAFRDKFAKKYNYVPDHNGLKGYLAVYMVKAATDKMGKVDSKAFADTLHGLTIKAADEPGILMDVTFSDTGDIDRQSFLVEVVEGKQVVKQVLPKVK; from the coding sequence ATGAAATCGACCATTCTGGCAGGCGCCCTGCTTGCATTCGCGACCGCAACCAGTGTCCACGCCCAGGCGATCAAGCTCGCCGACGTCGCCGAGTTGTCCGGCGGCGGCGCCACCGTCGGCACCAACTGGAAGAACGGCATCGACCTCGCGATCGAGGAGATCAACGCCAAGGGCGGCGTGCTCGGCCGCAAGCTCGAAGTCACTCATGCGGATTCGCAATCCAACCCGGGCGTCGCGCGCGCACAGATGCAAAAGGCGCTCGACGCCGAACCCTATGTGCTGCTCGGACCCGGCTATTCCGGGTCGGTGAAGGTGACGGCGCCGTTGGCGGCCGAGGCCGGTATTGCGCAAATCATGGGCGGCGAAGCCGCCGAGCTGACGCAAGGCGGAAACAAATTCCTGTTCCGCACCTCGTTCGGCCAGCAATCGTCGATGCCGAAGGTCGCCAAATATATTCACGACGACATGAAGGCGAAGTCGGTCGCCGTCGTCTGGGTGAACAATGACTTTGGCCGCGGCGGTCGCGATGTCGTCGTCAAGGAGCTCGACCGTCTCGGCTCCAAGGTCGTCGCCGACCTCTCCACCGAGGCGGGCCAGGCCGATTTCGCCGCCGACGTCGGCAAGATCAAGGCCGCCAATCCCGACGCCGTGTTCGTCTATTTGAACGAGGAAGAGAGCGCGCGCATCCTCAAGGAGCTGAAGCGCCAGGGCGTCACCGCGCCGCTGATGGGCGAGACCACGCTGATCGGGCAGAAGGTGATCGAGCTTGCGGGCGATGCCGCCAACGGCGCGCGCGGCCATGTCGGTCTCACCACCGACGCGCCGGTCGACCTGATAAAGGCGTTTCGCGACAAGTTCGCGAAGAAGTACAATTACGTGCCCGACCATAACGGGCTGAAAGGCTATCTCGCGGTCTACATGGTGAAGGCCGCGACCGACAAGATGGGCAAGGTGGATTCCAAGGCGTTCGCCGACACGCTGCACGGCCTGACCATCAAGGCCGCGGACGAGCCGGGCATTCTGATGGACGTCACCTTCAGCGACACCGGCGACATCGATCGCCAGAGCTTTCTGGTCGAGGTGGTCGAAGGCAAGCAGGTGGTGAAACAGGTGCTGCCGAAGGTGAAGTGA
- a CDS encoding branched-chain amino acid ABC transporter permease has protein sequence MSNLFDLLVAGLATGAIYALVAVGFTLLWQTSQTINFAQGEFVMLPAFLMLAAMHAGAPFWLAIILGILLSMLLLGLAFKMLLVDPMMRHGVLPLAIATMALAIGLKEAVKQFFSAEASPFPSIVPTGDVSILGHAVSLQSIGVLVLAILAVFGLTALLNRTSLGHQMQAAAQNPTVARIIGVPVERMILLTFLINAFLVALASLLITPIYLAKFTSGEVLGQAAFIAAIVGGFNQVRGAIAGGLLIGVLDNLAAAYVSTQYRAAVPMIFLIAVILFRPQGLLGRAEERTV, from the coding sequence ATGTCCAATCTGTTCGATCTTCTGGTCGCGGGACTTGCCACCGGCGCGATCTATGCGCTGGTCGCGGTCGGCTTCACGCTGCTGTGGCAGACCTCGCAGACCATCAATTTCGCGCAAGGCGAGTTCGTGATGCTGCCGGCGTTCCTGATGCTGGCGGCGATGCATGCCGGCGCGCCGTTCTGGCTCGCGATCATCCTCGGCATCCTGCTCTCGATGCTCCTGCTCGGCCTCGCCTTCAAGATGCTGCTGGTGGATCCGATGATGCGCCATGGCGTGCTGCCGCTCGCGATCGCGACCATGGCGCTCGCGATCGGCCTCAAGGAGGCCGTAAAACAGTTCTTCAGCGCCGAAGCCTCACCTTTCCCGTCGATCGTGCCGACCGGCGACGTCTCCATCCTCGGCCATGCCGTCTCGCTGCAAAGCATCGGCGTCCTCGTCCTCGCCATCCTTGCCGTCTTCGGCTTGACTGCGCTTCTCAACCGCACCTCGCTCGGCCACCAGATGCAGGCGGCGGCGCAGAACCCGACGGTGGCGCGCATCATCGGCGTCCCGGTCGAGCGCATGATCCTCCTGACTTTCCTGATCAACGCGTTCCTGGTCGCGCTCGCCTCGCTGTTGATCACGCCGATCTACCTCGCGAAATTCACCTCCGGCGAGGTGCTGGGCCAGGCTGCCTTCATCGCCGCGATCGTCGGCGGGTTCAACCAGGTGCGCGGCGCGATCGCAGGCGGCCTCCTGATCGGCGTGCTCGACAATCTCGCGGCCGCCTATGTCTCGACGCAGTACCGCGCCGCCGTGCCGATGATATTTCTGATCGCCGTCATCCTGTTCCGGCCGCAGGGCCTGCTCGGCCGCGCCGAGGAGCGCACCGTATGA
- a CDS encoding branched-chain amino acid ABC transporter permease — protein MSGFAKPLKLAFGLIVIAALIVVPMNFNRYGLFILSQWAVMAIAAMGLNLTLGYAGQVSLAQGAFVGIGAYAAAIMTTHGWPLPAAIVVAIGLSFAVGWVLGYPALRVQHHYLAFVTLAFSTLAFLVFRNESWLTGGIYGISNIPRPHIFGIATNKPLPFYYVCLGSLAIVSLAVWWLIRSPWGRAFMALRENPLRAQSLGVDTRRYTLMAFAIGSALGGVAGALYAPLTQYIDPVPFNLSLSLDLLMMVIVGGAGFFLGPFLGAMIAVLLPEWLRFTEGYYLMLYAIAVMGLLIWSPTGILGILDRYLAERRTKAASAQRAVAKSRLETVQ, from the coding sequence ATGAGCGGCTTCGCCAAACCTCTCAAGCTCGCGTTCGGCCTTATCGTCATCGCTGCGCTGATCGTCGTCCCCATGAACTTCAACCGCTATGGCCTGTTCATCCTGAGCCAGTGGGCGGTGATGGCCATCGCCGCGATGGGCCTCAACCTCACGCTCGGCTATGCCGGCCAGGTCTCGCTGGCGCAGGGCGCCTTCGTCGGCATCGGCGCTTACGCCGCGGCGATCATGACCACCCATGGCTGGCCGCTGCCGGCGGCGATCGTCGTCGCGATCGGCTTGAGCTTCGCAGTCGGCTGGGTGCTCGGCTATCCCGCGCTACGGGTGCAGCACCACTACCTCGCCTTCGTCACGCTCGCCTTCTCCACGCTGGCCTTCCTGGTGTTTCGCAACGAGAGCTGGCTCACCGGCGGCATCTACGGCATCTCCAACATTCCGCGTCCGCACATCTTCGGCATCGCGACCAACAAGCCGCTGCCGTTCTACTATGTCTGTCTCGGCTCGCTCGCGATCGTGTCGCTCGCAGTGTGGTGGCTGATCCGCTCGCCCTGGGGCCGCGCCTTCATGGCGTTGCGCGAAAACCCGCTGCGGGCGCAGTCGCTGGGCGTCGACACGCGCCGCTATACGCTGATGGCGTTCGCGATCGGCTCGGCGCTCGGTGGGGTCGCCGGCGCGCTCTATGCGCCGCTGACGCAATATATCGATCCCGTGCCGTTCAACCTGTCGCTCTCGCTCGACCTCCTGATGATGGTGATCGTCGGCGGCGCCGGATTCTTTCTGGGTCCGTTCCTCGGCGCGATGATCGCGGTGCTGCTGCCGGAATGGCTGCGCTTCACCGAGGGCTATTATCTGATGCTCTACGCGATCGCGGTGATGGGGCTGCTGATCTGGTCGCCGACCGGAATCCTGGGAATCCTCGACCGCTACCTCGCCGAGCGGCGAACCAAGGCGGCCTCCGCCCAGCGCGCCGTCGCAAAGTCCCGGCTGGAGACGGTGCAATGA
- a CDS encoding ABC transporter ATP-binding protein: protein MSAVLEVTDIKKNFGGISAVGGVSFDVREGEILGLIGPNGCGKSTLFNCILGQLTPSGGEVKLDGKVVTGLRPAELNKLGVSRTFQLLQVFPKLSVRENLILAGQEHQGSMASRLIGRSDAGLTEAANQMIGFFKLDHLADEPAGGLSYGQQKLLDAAMAFMGGPRLVLLDEPAGGVNPSMLADLKDRLVAINREKNATFVVIEHNMEFVMSLCSRVMVMAEGKVLAMGRPDEVRKDPAVIEAYLGH from the coding sequence ATGAGCGCGGTCCTCGAAGTCACCGACATCAAGAAGAACTTTGGCGGCATCAGCGCCGTCGGCGGCGTCTCTTTCGACGTCCGCGAGGGCGAGATCCTCGGCCTGATCGGCCCGAACGGCTGCGGCAAGTCGACGCTGTTCAACTGCATCCTCGGCCAGCTCACGCCGAGCGGCGGCGAGGTCAAGCTCGACGGCAAGGTCGTCACGGGCTTGCGACCCGCCGAGCTCAACAAGCTCGGGGTCAGCCGCACCTTCCAGCTCCTGCAAGTGTTCCCAAAACTCTCGGTGCGCGAGAACCTGATCCTCGCCGGACAGGAGCACCAGGGCAGCATGGCCTCACGCCTGATCGGCCGCTCCGATGCCGGACTGACGGAGGCCGCTAACCAGATGATCGGCTTCTTCAAGCTCGATCATCTCGCCGACGAGCCGGCCGGCGGGCTCTCCTATGGCCAGCAGAAGCTGCTCGACGCCGCCATGGCCTTCATGGGCGGACCGCGGCTGGTGCTGCTCGACGAACCCGCCGGCGGCGTCAACCCGTCGATGCTGGCGGACCTGAAGGACCGCCTGGTCGCGATCAACCGCGAGAAGAATGCCACCTTCGTCGTGATCGAGCACAACATGGAATTCGTGATGTCGCTGTGCTCGCGCGTGATGGTGATGGCGGAAGGCAAGGTGCTGGCAATGGGACGGCCCGACGAGGTCCGCAAGGACCCTGCCGTGATCGAAGCCTATCTCGGACATTAG
- a CDS encoding ABC transporter ATP-binding protein, producing the protein MSDPILSVHNLVGGYGKMTILNGTTFAVPQATITTIIGPNGAGKSTVFKAIFGLLKLREGKISFAGRDVTNLSQRALLNAGICYVPQGRNIFPELSVRHNIELGGVSAGKGIDLQSRIEAALDLFPALRRKSTQQASTLSGGEQKQLEIARSLLLEPKLVLIDEPSIGLSPLMVQQTFDILKSLRDRGVTILMIEQNARSALEISDIGIVLELGQTRMIDGAKRILNDPRIGQLFLGGAMEDNAA; encoded by the coding sequence ATGAGCGATCCGATCCTCTCGGTTCACAATCTCGTCGGCGGCTACGGCAAGATGACGATCCTGAACGGCACCACTTTCGCCGTGCCGCAGGCCACCATCACCACCATCATCGGCCCGAACGGCGCCGGCAAGTCCACCGTGTTCAAGGCGATCTTCGGCCTGCTCAAGCTGCGCGAGGGCAAGATCAGCTTCGCCGGCCGCGACGTCACCAATTTGAGCCAGCGCGCGCTGCTCAATGCCGGCATCTGCTACGTGCCGCAGGGCCGCAACATCTTTCCCGAGCTGTCGGTGCGCCACAACATCGAGCTCGGCGGCGTTTCCGCGGGCAAGGGCATCGACCTGCAGAGCCGGATCGAGGCCGCGCTCGACCTGTTCCCGGCGCTGCGCCGGAAATCGACGCAGCAGGCCTCCACGCTATCAGGCGGCGAGCAGAAGCAGCTCGAAATCGCCCGCTCGCTGCTGCTCGAGCCGAAGCTCGTACTGATCGACGAGCCCTCGATCGGCCTGTCGCCGCTGATGGTGCAGCAGACTTTCGACATCCTGAAATCCCTGCGCGACCGCGGCGTCACCATTCTGATGATCGAGCAGAACGCACGCTCAGCCCTGGAGATTTCCGACATCGGCATCGTGCTCGAGCTCGGCCAGACTCGGATGATCGACGGCGCGAAGCGCATTTTGAATGATCCCCGCATCGGACAATTGTTCCTGGGCGGCGCGATGGAGGACAACGCAGCATGA